The window GCGTCGTCAGTGGTCATCGGTATACCGGTGCGGAAGGTGAGTGCGGCGAACGTTCCGTCGGCGGAGAACACCGTTCCGACCTGTTCGTCGGCGCCGAGCCCCGATGCGGTCTGCAGTACCAGGCGCCCAGTGGCCGGGTCGGGCACGGAGATTGCCGTCAGGTCGGCGTCGGCCACCTCTCGTGCCTGGCTACCGATCAATGCCAGTACGTCGTCCGGAGACGAGCCCGCCAGGACCTGGCGGGAGATCTGGTCGTTGGCGCGGGCCCAGCGTTCACGCAGCCTCGTGTCGTCGTACAAGCGGGCGTTCTCCACTGCCACGCTCGCGGCTGCTGCAAGGGCCTCCAGAACCCGCTGGTCGTCGTCGGTGAAGTCGCCACCGCCGCGCTTGTCGGTGAGGTAGAGGTTGCCGAACGGTGAGCCGTGCACGCGCAGAGGCATCCCGACGAAGGTGTGCATCGGCGGGTGGTGTGCGGGGAAGCCCACCGAGGCGTGATGGGCGGACAGATCGTGCAGCCGTAGCGGCACTGGGTGACGGATCAGCTCGCCCAGCACGCCGTGGCCGGTCGGGTACGGGCCGATCGCGGCGATCTGACCGTCGGTCAGGCCGACCGTGAGAAACCGGGCGATCCGGCCGTCGTCACCGAGCACACCGAGCGCGCCGTAGCGGGCGTCGACGAGCTCGATCGCGGTCTCGACGATGTGGTGAAGCACCGTCTCCAGCTCCAGGCCGCGGCTGACCGTGACGACTGCTTCGAGCAGCAGGTCAGTGCGGTCGCGCGGGGTACCCGTCGGATCCATCGACACCTCCCGTGGCCACCGTAGCGCGGTGCCCGGCCACACGGGGACCTTGGTCCTGGCGCCTCGGGCCGCTCGCCCCTGCCTCGGCGCCCCAACCCCTGGTGTCCTGGTGGAGAGCAGAGGAGACGAGCATGAGCATCAACTGGTACCAGGGAGTTGTCGTCGGGGTCGACGGCTCGCACGAGAGCCTCGCGGCGCTGGATTGGGCGACTCACACCGCCGACCTGCATGACGCCCGCTTGACGGTGGTAGCGGCCTATGCCGTGCCTATTCTCCTCAGCGTTGCTCGAGCTCGACCCCGTGGCCGCCTCGTGGTACCAGGACGCGAGGACTGACCTGGCTGACCGGGTCGGTCGATGGTTGGAGAAGTACCCCGGAGTGACCTGCTCGATCGTGCTCCGGCACGGGGACTGCGCCTCCTTGCTGCTGCAGGGCCTGGCTCCTGATGACCTGGTGGTGGTCGGCGGTCGCCGCCACCAGCCGGTCATGGGTCGCCTGCTGCACAGCGTCCCGGACACCGTGCTCCGTTCGGCACCGTGCCCGGTCATGGTGGTACACGCACACCGTCATGCGATCGCCTGAAGTAGGGGATTCAGATGTCAGATACCGCGAAGAGCCCGGTGCTGGTCGGCGTGGACGGGTCCGTCTCGGCCACGCAGGCCGTGCAGTGGGCCGCGCTCGAAGCCAGTCGGCGTGGCACGTCGCTGTCGCTCGTCCACGTGTGGACCCCGGTCCCCGCGGGCGTGCCGCACGCGGCGACGCTCGGCCCCTACGAGGACGGGCTGATCGAGCAGGGCCGCCAGTGGCTCGCAGAAGCCGCGACGGTGGCCCAGGAAGCAGCACCCGGCATCATCACGAGCACCAAGCTGATCAATGGATCGGTGGCCGGACGCCTGATCGGGAGGTCCGCCTCGGCCGACCTGATGGTGCTCGGCTCCCGCGGGCTGGGCGGGTTCACCGGGTTGGTAGTGGGGTCGATCGCAATAGCTGTCGCCACCCACGGGCACTGCCCAGTCGTAGTCGTACGAGGAGCAGATCCACAGAGCGCGCCCCGTCAGGAGGGTCCGGTGGTGGTCGGCGTCGACGGGTCACCGACCAGTCGAGCGGCGATCGAGTTCGCTTTCCAGGCCGCGTCCCTCCGGAAGGCGCCCCTGGTAGCAGTACATGCTTGGAGCGACCTGCCTGTCACGACCGTCTGGGAGATGACGACGAGCTGGCAGTCGATCCAGCAACGCGAGTCGGAGCTGCTGAGCCAGTGGCTGGCCGAGTCCCAGGCACGGTATCCGGGCGTACACGTCGAGCAGGTCGTGGTCCGGGACGGTCCGGCCCATATCCTGCTCGACCACTCCAAGAGCGCACAGCTGGTCGTCGTCGGGTCGCGTGGACGCGGTGGATTCCGTGGACTGCTGCTGGGATCCACCAGCCAAGCTCTGATCCAACACGCTGCTTGCTCAGTGGCCGTTGTCCCGCCATCCGGTCCGTGACCGGACGCGACGACGAACCGGTACAACCCGCGGCGCGCAGGGGTGCGCGAGATGGCCGCAACCACGCCTGAGACGCAAGAAACCCCGCCTGACTCGGAGCGTTTGCCCTGGTCAGACGAGGTTTCTACCGGTGGAGCTAGGGGGATTCGAACCCCCGACCTCTTCATTGCGAACGAAGCGCGCTACCAACTGCGCCATAGCCCCTCGGACTGCAGAAGACTAGCACTTCACCGCAGGTGATCCGCAACTTGATGCGGTGTCGCGCGGGTCACTGACCATGACCCGCGCGACCCCGACCAGCGACGTCATCCGGCCGCCCGGCGTCGCGCCAGGATCTCCTCCAGCGGCTTGGCCAGCGTCTCGGACTTCGTCCGCGGAGGCTCTCCCTGCAGCGACTCGTCGGCAACGGGTTCGCTCCCAGACGGCGCAGAAACCGCCCCGGAACCGCCCGCCGTCGTCGGCCCCTTGATGGACGGCGGAATCGACGGCGGCAGAGCCGCCGGCTGACGCTGCGGAGCAGCGGCCTTGGTCACGTAGGTGGGCAGCGGAACGGGAACCGGGTCCCAGGCGCGCCCGTTCGGGAACTCGTCCTGCTTCGCCGCTTCCTCCTGCTCGACCTGGGGAGCCTCCGCCGGGACCTCGATGACCTTGGGCTTCGACGGCCCGTCGAGAATCTCGTCGAGCACGTCCCTGCCACCGACCCGCGGGATCGCCTGCGTCTGAGTGTTCGAGCCGCGAGTCGCCAGGCCGGTGACCTGCGCCCGGTTGCGCGGCGCGTACGGGCCGCCGTTCGAGAGGGCGCGGGCCTGCGTCGCGCGCTGCCGCGCCGCCCGCACGGTCGCCTGCCACCGGGCATCCGCACGCCGCGCGGCACGGGCCGCGCGCTGCCCCAGGAACAGCACGAACAGCAGCATGCCCGACGACGTAGCGGCGAACCCCCAGTGCAGCTGGCCGAACCCGGCGAACGCCCAGGCGACAACGCTGCCCACCAGCAGCACTATCGACACGATGAACCGACGTCGCGCCCGCGCAGCCCGCCGCGCACGCCGCTCGACGCGGCGGATGCGCTCCGCAGTCAGCGGCCGGCCGCGGACCATGATCTGGAGCGGGTGCCCCTTCGGGGTCGGGTGGGCGACGCGCGGCACACCTTGGCCGGCACCCCGCAGCTTGCGGTCAGTCATCGCCCCTCCCTTCCTACCCGAGCCGCTCATCGCGACGATGCGCAGTCCTGCCGAGAACCGGTCGGTCACTCGCGCGTCGGCAAGCTCTGTCCGACGACGCACCAGGCTCGGCAGCCAGTAGAGCAACCACAGGACAAACAGCGCTACGGCTGTGAGTCCTGCAGTCGATTCCACAACATGACGTTAGGCGAGCATCGCCACGGGCCGCCGCAGGGTGCGCGGCGTGTCCCGCCGTCAGCCCGCTTCCCGGATGCGCTGCCAGCGCGCCAGCAGCCCCCCGGGGACCTCTTCGCGGGTGACAGCAAACGTCCGGTGGTCCCGCCACTGGCCCTGGATGTGCAGGAATCGCTCGCGCACGCCCTCGTCCCGCAGGCCGAGCTTCTCGACGACCCGCAGGCTCGGCTTGTTCTCCGGCCGGATGTTGATCTCGATGCGGTGCAGTCCCAGGAAGAACGCGTAGTCGACGGCCATCGCCACCCCCGTGGGGATCACGCCCCGGCCGGCCACGCTCTGGCTGACCCAGTAGCCGATGCTCGCGGAGCACAGCGATCCCCAGGTGATGGAGGAGACCGTCAGCTGCCCGACGAGCGCGCCGTCGAGCTCCACGCCGAACGGGAGCGACGTCCCGGCGCGTGCCTGTGCGGACAGCGAGCGCACGTACTCGCCGAACGTCGAGGCGATGTACCGGTTCGCACCAGGCGCCGTCGCCTCCCAGCGCTCCAGCCAGGCCGCGTTCTCGGCCCGGAGGCGGGACCAGTCTCCCGCGTCCCGGCGTCGGAGCGGGCGCAGCACTACCGCACCGGCCGACGTGTCGTCACGCAGCGTCACGGGCCATGGCTTGGCCACCGTCCACCCCTTACCAAATCTTCCGGTCGCGCCTTCCGGCGCGTCTGACTTGCTCGACGGCATCATCGTTCGCCCCTTGCCCCGCCCCATGACGAATCCCGGCACTGGAGAGGGTCTACCACGCTCGGTGGTCTCAGACCCGTCGAGCAGCCGCTCGGCCATGTTCCCGCCTTCTTCGTACGCTGTTCGTAACAATCTTGTCTCGGAGTCTTGGCACAATAGCGTCATGAGCGGCATCTCCGTCCCGACGCCACAGCCGTACCCCGTCCATCCCGGGATGGAGACAGGCGACGCCAAGGAAGAGCTCCGCCGTGCGATCCGCGCTCTGCGTGGCCAACGATCGGCCCGCCAGCGGGCCCACGCCGCCGAGGCGCTCGCCGACATCATCGAGTCGATTCCTGAGGTGCGCGACGCCGGGTGCGTCGCAGCGTACGCGGGGCGCAACGCTGAACCGGGCATGCTGCCGCTCCTGGAGCGCCTCTCGGGCCGCGGTGTGCGGGCCCTGCTCCCCGTGCTCGGGGCCGGTCTGGCCCGCGACTGGGCCGACTACACCGGCCCGGACGACCTCCTGGAACGCGCGCCCGGCCGCCCGCCCGAGCCCGGCGGCGCCACGCTGGGTACCGATGCCATCAAGCTGGCCGACGTCGTCCTGGCGCCGGCTCTCGCCGTCGACACCCGTGGGGTGCGGCTCGGCCAGGGCGGAGGCTGGTACGACCGCGCGCTCACCCACCTGCGCCCGGGTGCGAAGGTCGTCGCCGTCGTCTTCCCCGAAGAGGTGTACGACGCCGCAGACCACCCGCTGCCCCGCGAGGAGCACGACATCCTGGTGCACGCCGTCGCGACCACCGCCGAGTGGCGCTGGCTCGGTTAGCGGGTATCGCGCTAGCGGGTATCGCGAACCGAGCCTGCGCCTACCTGGCGAGCGCCTACGGCGTGAGGATGAGCTCGTCCACCTGCGCGGCGTCGACCGCCTCGGGGCTGGACGGCCACGCGAAGGTCTCCCCCGTCGCCCAGGCCTCGAGCTGGTCGTCGTAGTGCTCGGAGGCCGGGTGTCCGGACGCACCGGTCACGACCACCCAGGTGGAGGCGTCGAGGTCAGCGAGGTCGACGACCATGCGCATGGACGGGCCGCCGGTCACGTCGAAGCTGCCGCTGGCCGCGTCCCACGCCGTGGCGTTCACGATCGAGGAGCCACCCCCGACCCTGACCGGCGCCGGGTTCATGTACGCGGCGATCGGGACGGGGATGCCCTGCCCGCCGAGCACCAGGTGCTTCAGCCTGAGCTGGTGCAGCGTGCCCCACTCCCAGTCGCTGGTGTCCTTGCCGAGCTCGACCGTGAGGTCCTGGCGCGCGCTGACCATGGCCTCGGTGAGCACCTGGTCACGGCTCTCCACCACGGCGACCGTGGACGCGTCGTCCCAGTACGGGTCGTTGGGGTTGTCGAGCATGCCCTGGATCACGGCGAGCCAGCGGCTGCTGCCGTCGGGCCACATGGACTCCGGCAGCTCGTCGTTGAAGGTGATCTCCAGCAGGTTGCGCCACACGGCCGCGAAGTAGGCGGCCGCCGCGGAGTCCTCGTCCATGACGTTGTCCCAGTCGTCCAGGAGGACCTGGCCGTCCGAGTCGTAGCCGGCTGGGAGCTCGACCTCGCGTAGCACCGGCACCAGGGTGTCGGCGTACTGGCTCCACTGGTCAAGCTGGATCTCTGACATGTCGTCGGCCGTGAGCACGCGGCCCTCGGCGACGATCTCGGTGAGCAGCGTGCGGATGCGCTCCGACCGGTACCCGTAGTCCCAGTCGCGCGTGAGATAGGGCCCGGTACCCCCGGGCAGCACCGCCTGGTTGGCCGCGACGATGAACCCCTCCTCGGGGTCCACGACGCCCGGCATCTGCTCCGGGGCAACGTAGCCGGTCCAGTCGTAGCGGGCGTCCCAGCCCGGGCGCGGCCACGAGCCGTCGGACTCCACCGCACCGGGCACGATGGCGCGCACCGGCACCTTGCCCGGAGCCTGGTAGCCGATGTGCCCGTCGGTGGTGGCGAACACGATGTTCTGCGCCGGGACCTCGAACCTCGTGGCCGCCGCCTGCATGTCCTCCGGCGTGCTGGCGACGTTCATGTCGAACACGGCGTCGGCGGTGTGGCCGGGCTCGAGCGCGGTCCACTGCAGCGAGATCTCGTACTGGCCCAGCTCGGTGCCGGTCTCCGTGGGCGAGCCGCGCACCGCATCCATCTCGGTCTCGCCCATGACGGACGAGATGATCGGGCCGTGCACGGTTCGCCGCACCTCGAGGTCGACCGGGCTGCCGCCGTCGACCCGGATCACCTCGGTCTCCGTCTCCATGTCGACCCACTCGTCCGCGCCGCGCAGGTAGGTGTCGTTGCGGACGCGCTCGATGAAGAAGTCGGTGACGTCGGCGCCCATGTTGGTCAGGCCCCACGCGATGTCGGCGTTGTGCCCGATGATCACGCCGGGGAACCCGGAGAA is drawn from Promicromonospora sp. Populi and contains these coding sequences:
- a CDS encoding universal stress protein, with the translated sequence MLELDPVAASWYQDARTDLADRVGRWLEKYPGVTCSIVLRHGDCASLLLQGLAPDDLVVVGGRRHQPVMGRLLHSVPDTVLRSAPCPVMVVHAHRHAIA
- a CDS encoding 5-formyltetrahydrofolate cyclo-ligase, which encodes MSGISVPTPQPYPVHPGMETGDAKEELRRAIRALRGQRSARQRAHAAEALADIIESIPEVRDAGCVAAYAGRNAEPGMLPLLERLSGRGVRALLPVLGAGLARDWADYTGPDDLLERAPGRPPEPGGATLGTDAIKLADVVLAPALAVDTRGVRLGQGGGWYDRALTHLRPGAKVVAVVFPEEVYDAADHPLPREEHDILVHAVATTAEWRWLG
- a CDS encoding penicillin acylase family protein; this encodes MSATTPAEPVEPAETATSDGARPTKRRRTRTTRVRQFIVGTTVILVLALVALTTFGWFTGRRPLPEVSGEVQVEGLSSDVRVSRDAQGVPQIYADSAEDLFRAQGYVHAQDRFFEMDYRRHVTAGRLAELVGNNAEAIQADMVTRTFGWRHVAEEEFNILDDDTRQYLQAYADGVNAYLANRSPAETAVEYTVLDISVEVNEPEPWDPIDSLAWLKAMAWDLRGNYNEELDRALAYSTLDDASRVAELFPAYSGTGNATILDPAEAGVPPVTPESPATQTSSGTGDVYESPDLAAALEAAQRALDAVPVQIARGASTGSNSWAVSGEYTESGMPLLANDPHLSLAAPGIWAQVGLHCNTVGPECPFDVSGFSFSGFPGVIIGHNADIAWGLTNMGADVTDFFIERVRNDTYLRGADEWVDMETETEVIRVDGGSPVDLEVRRTVHGPIISSVMGETEMDAVRGSPTETGTELGQYEISLQWTALEPGHTADAVFDMNVASTPEDMQAAATRFEVPAQNIVFATTDGHIGYQAPGKVPVRAIVPGAVESDGSWPRPGWDARYDWTGYVAPEQMPGVVDPEEGFIVAANQAVLPGGTGPYLTRDWDYGYRSERIRTLLTEIVAEGRVLTADDMSEIQLDQWSQYADTLVPVLREVELPAGYDSDGQVLLDDWDNVMDEDSAAAAYFAAVWRNLLEITFNDELPESMWPDGSSRWLAVIQGMLDNPNDPYWDDASTVAVVESRDQVLTEAMVSARQDLTVELGKDTSDWEWGTLHQLRLKHLVLGGQGIPVPIAAYMNPAPVRVGGGSSIVNATAWDAASGSFDVTGGPSMRMVVDLADLDASTWVVVTGASGHPASEHYDDQLEAWATGETFAWPSSPEAVDAAQVDELILTP
- a CDS encoding GNAT family N-acetyltransferase, translating into MLRPLRRRDAGDWSRLRAENAAWLERWEATAPGANRYIASTFGEYVRSLSAQARAGTSLPFGVELDGALVGQLTVSSITWGSLCSASIGYWVSQSVAGRGVIPTGVAMAVDYAFFLGLHRIEINIRPENKPSLRVVEKLGLRDEGVRERFLHIQGQWRDHRTFAVTREEVPGGLLARWQRIREAG
- a CDS encoding universal stress protein, whose protein sequence is MSDTAKSPVLVGVDGSVSATQAVQWAALEASRRGTSLSLVHVWTPVPAGVPHAATLGPYEDGLIEQGRQWLAEAATVAQEAAPGIITSTKLINGSVAGRLIGRSASADLMVLGSRGLGGFTGLVVGSIAIAVATHGHCPVVVVRGADPQSAPRQEGPVVVGVDGSPTSRAAIEFAFQAASLRKAPLVAVHAWSDLPVTTVWEMTTSWQSIQQRESELLSQWLAESQARYPGVHVEQVVVRDGPAHILLDHSKSAQLVVVGSRGRGGFRGLLLGSTSQALIQHAACSVAVVPPSGP
- a CDS encoding universal stress protein encodes the protein MSINWYQGVVVGVDGSHESLAALDWATHTADLHDARLTVVAAYAVPILLSVARARPRGRLVVPGRED